ataaaaaactatttaaaaaaaattcggCACATACAcgttaaatatttttccttaaaaaaataatctaATCAAAATATTGAATACTTTagaattaaacaatattttatttacaaatctGATTTGATGTACTTTATTATACAAGGTAATGCTTCAATtttcaagaacatttttttttgtttatatagaccagtggaatgaCATCCTATCTAGTACTATAcctcaatatttttcaaaattaacataACAAGTTCTCTAatactttcattttttgaaaaaaaagttatttatttgggGCACATATctgatgaaacaaaaaataacatgcaGATTTCCAAATATAATCTGTTAAACTATTATGATACTTACCCTTTAGGTAAAAAGACATCTATGAACAACAGTGCATAACAATATTATGTATTCATGTTTATGAGAAACCAAGCAGAAGGCAAAATGAGTTCATCCTGTTTTCTAATCATGTGCAATTTTATATGGCTGTTTGCCTCAGTTAAGTAACATGTGCACATTAAATTTATAAGATTGTATTGCACTCAAAATTATTGTGTATAGCCATGCTTGCCCTGTATTTAATGAGTGATGAATATTTCTCCTACTAACAGAGTAACTAGTCTCAAATAGTGCCTGTGATGTAAGgagtattaaattatattttcatctcTCAATTGCTGCCTTGGAAAGCAAGAATTCCCTTCTTGGAGAAGACTtacagtaaataaaattattaagtaaataaacTTTACTTAAGGACTCAGTGAGGAATCAGCATATGAATCAAGACTGAAATATAAGAATGAATTAAAAGGAATATGATTATCAGTACCTTTGTTGAAATCTGTTACCACCATTAAAATTTCCAAGGAAAGATAGGGCCTGTAACATATGGATTCCATTCATTGTTAAATTACTAAAATCTACCAATTTAATGCTTTcatactgtttattttttccaataaaaaaataaatctcatacATTAGAAGTGGTACACAAAAAACTGGGATAAATTTTATCAGATTCTTGATAGCACCATTTACACATTCTTAAAGTAAACATTAATATGCACTTTCTTAGAAAgcgatataaatatataatacaggaCTTGCTAACCTCTGTTAACCATCTGAATGCGATGGAATAATCTATCTCTACTGTGCAGGTAGGCTTGTGCATGGTGGTGTGgcaatatcattttaaaagtttgttacAGATGTGATGGGAAGCTGGAAGGAGTCGAATAAGCAGAAAAAAGAGCTTAGATCTATTGTAAGCAATGAGTCGAAATGAGCCGTTACAGGTTagaatttatctttgtttctaatCATTCAATGAGAAAATGACTTCCACAGAAATAGATACATTTAACTGTTTCAGGAGTGGGGTGGGTGAAGTGAAGTAGGATTGAAAGTCCTACAGGTAATAGCAATAACTGGAAGTGCAGACGAAATTGGTCTTCAGTGCAAAGAGGAAGGCAGCCGTTTAAAAAGTTTAGGTGCAATGTTGTGGTGCTGAAAGAAAAGCTCccagtgataaagaaaaaaacaaaaaaacaaacaaacaaaccaaaaaacaaaaaaacaaaaaaacaaaaaaccaaaaaaactgcaATGCAACTTCAAGCAGTAATTTTGTGGTGCTGAAAGGACAGCTCCCAGTGTTGAGGAAAAGATCTTGGATCTAGAATGAGGTGTCCAATCTGTATGATAAACAGCACACTGTGTCTCAGAGCGCCCATTCAATCTCAGTAAGTAAATGAAATATTGATTGAAAGTGACCCTGAAACAGAATGCATTAAAAAGACATAGAAAGCTGCAGAACTGAGGTAATTCGTATTCAGCGTGTTCACCAGCCTCCCTATAGCAAAACAAGTCTATAAATAGTTGCATTTCATAAGATGTTTGGCCCTTGTATCATCAGTTTTCTCCATTTTGGATCAGTACAGCTGAACAGCCATTGTTACATGCCTACCTGTGGCAGTTTGAAGCCATACTAATTTTCTTGCAATAAATTAAAGCATCACAACACAAATCAATTCTACATGGTCTATAAATTtcagagaataaatttttaaacagcATGAAGCTGATTTACACATAATGCATACAAACCCTTATCTGTTaccataaattaaaatgtaatatcttCAATTTAGCTTTCAGTTTTAACTAACATATAACCATGCTAACTAGGAAAAGTTTAAAATTCCCATTTACAATTAAAATTGAACTAAGTGAATTTTCAGCAACACTAgctaataaaatacacataattgtTTAAATGGTTTGGCTTCAAAGTAACATTAAATTCCAGATGAAATGCATGGGCTCCACAGTGGACTACtggaattttgaaataaaagatcGAAGATTTGCTAAGActgaacaaaacattttaaagaccCAACATTTGAAATGCTTCTAGTACACATCCTAGAtcacttcctttccctttttcaaACTAAGTGGGGCCCCGATCTTTGCCTTTGTTCACTGCTGACTCTGAGACAGCATGGTGAAAGAAATTTACATAGATATTATTTACTGTTAATGTATTATAAATGATCTGAGACTTGTGACATGCAAGGAAAAAATGAGACGGGAGACAAGTGATGCTACATGATGAACTAAGCacatttataatgataaaatgagtaaatataaTAGCGGCAATGCTAACCACTGATTCCACGAGATACACTATTTGTCAAAACTTACACAGCTACAGAGTATCGACGATAAATAGTCATTACCAATTAACACAGTTTACTAcagcttttctctttcatttaaacAAGCATATCATTCCCTTTTAAAATCattctctaaataaatatttagagataGAGAACTCTAAATGAAATAACAGTCCaatgttaaaaactaaaaaaaaaaaaaatgagtctacTCTTACAGTTTGACAGAAATGAATTATTAatagtggaaggggaagggatCAGGAAATAATTTCAAGTTCTCAATGTCCAAAAGTAAATTGCACAGTAAATCAATATGAAATGAAGAGTCCATATAGTTCAATGAACAAAAGGGAAAGTTCATGAGGACAAAGATCACAGTTCAGAGAGAGGCTGGACGAAATTCAGACATGGAGCATCACACTCATTGTTCTTTAATTGGTTGCACAGAAAGGAGCAGCTGGGATGCCATTTAGCTTGCTAGGATGGACGTAATCAATGGGTTGAAGTTGAGATGGAAGTAATTCTCTTTTGTAATTCAGTTGCTCAGCCAGATGATCCAGAGGTAgccagcattttatttttgtccatTGAATTTAAGACTGCATGCACAGCATGAGGAGGTGCTTGGGGATGGATGCCCCTATGAGTGGCCTTGAGCGGGCAAACTCAGAGGTTAACAGATGGTGTGTCAAATGGCCTGGACAGTTGGCACTCAGGAGAGGTACAGAAGAGGGTGACAGTTGTTGGGTCTTGGGAACAAAGGCTTACTCTGAAATGACCTGTCAAAAAGCCTGACAAAGGTAGATAACACTACCTCTCAAGATAAGCTGCCTCTTCTAAATAAGCATGCAGGAAATACTGTCTGGTTGGTGACATAAAAATGCTCCACAAAACATGCAAATTACCGAGTATTAGAAACTGCATTGGCTGCTAGCGCCATGCTGCAAAGACTCCATCATGGGAGCAAACAGCTAAATCACAGATAGCTTCACAGTAAAATCTACATTCACAATACTAATAGGTTTCTAGTGTTAACAAATTATACACAATTATAAGCTCTTAAAATGCAACATACTTATCAAGCAGTTGCAGATAATGAAACATTATCAGCTATCAATAATTTGTTGGCACTTTcacttttgtttataaaatttccaATACACTGTACCACAGTTATGTGTCTAAACAGTGAGGATGTTAATGGAGTAATGACTGTTCTACTGGCCAGGCGATGGGATCAGTAGTGAATTCAGTGCttaaaaacaaatgtacaaaCCTCTGAAGAGGTGGGACTCCATGTGAGAACTTTTGTTGAACTTACAAATGATGAAGAATGGGCCATGGCCAGCATGCAGCATTATTTCCATTGTCTAGTTCAGATGGAGAACAGGTGCTTTTATTGATCTGTAAACTTACCAATATAATTTCCACAGTTttaaccttttaaatattttacagtgcTTTTATGCAACTATATTGCTttttgatcattttaaatttaaaacttattttcaaaatattgtttcCTACTTCACTGTGCCCTAAGCAGGAAGTAAGACTTACAGGACAGTGCTTTGGCCTCACTCCATTTTAGGTCACTGACCCCACCATACTCAACCTAACAGTAGTTAATTTAGTGTTATCTAGAACTAATACTGAAAACTATACGCATATCCCTGTCTACATTCAATCATTAAACTACAATAATGCTGGTAAAATGGCAGGCTTAAATCTTACACTAGAAACACCTCTGACAAATATACACAAGCAAAGTATAGAGAACAAAACAGATCAAGAAAAAATCCTTTCTATGAAACATCTGGTAAAAcacatattatttacatatacacattgTCAACATAGTCGCATTCATttgcataattatatattaataacagAAAAACTTCACTTCTGCAAAGTACAGTACATCCTTCTTGAAAATGGGGTAAAGGAGGGGTTAAAACAATCTGATGTGTAACTGGGGCACTCAACCCACTTTCTGAGGATTGGCAGCCCGAACTCCTTGCTCATATGTGATCCTTTGTGTAATTAAATATTGAGCAGCCTGTGTTGCAGCTGGTGTTCCAGTAATGGTTACCTTCCGATTCCTTGTGCCAGGTACGAATTCTCCTTTTTTGGAGATCTGTATCCTTGCACCAGTCAACTCCTGGTATTCCACTAATGTTTTCCCTCCTTTGCCAAGTATTGCACCAACTAAGTTTTCTGGCACTGCTATTTCAACTACATCCTTGGATCCATCTGTGGATTTTTCTGTTCCTAGAATGGCACTGGCAGCTAGGGGAGAAGCAGCTCCAAAATATCCATTGGttgcagcagtagcagcagccaGGCTACCTAATGCAAATGTCCCCGCCGTACCACCAGCTGTGCTGCCACTGGCTGAGGCTTCACTGGCATAGGTGGCCAATAAattggctgctgctgctgctgggttGGCACTGGCAGCTGCTGCAGCCAAAGCCCCTGTTGCTGCTGCTTGACTGAGACCTAAACCTAATGTGTTGAGATTATATCCATAGCTGGCTAATGTATTAAGTGCAGAGGTGATGGCTACCAGGTCATTGCCTGTGAAGCCAGATAAAACTGCTGGAAAGGCTGCAACGCCAGCAAGGTTAGCATGTCCTAATAGCCCTGCGGCTGCTGCAGCAGTTGGTAACACTTCAGCAGTGTTTGCATAAGGAGATCCGGTTGGATTGGAATTTGCCACTGGACCTGTCACATTGGCATAACTGATATTGAGACAGCTGCCACTTTGTGGATCCTCTTGTATCTTCTGGATGATAAGTTCAACAGCTTTTCGGTTTTGTTCAGGTTCTCCACTCACAGTGACAACCCTCTCTTGCAAGTTGATCCCATCAGGTTTCTGGGAAAGCTGCACCCAAGCCCCTGACTGCTCCATTATAGCCTTCACAGTAGCACCTCCCTTCCCTATTATCAGACCTGCTGTGCTGTTGGGAACTATAATCTTTacctgtaattaaaaaaaatacgtATAAATAATACTTCTGTTTTGTGCACATACATTATATTACTTTGCTATcctagaaaagtaaataaattgaaaattagtTTAAACATAATTTATGAAAGACAGAAACATCACAAGTTTAAAGTGACTTTTATCACACTTTAATACAACTACCTTGTCAAATtagaattttcaaaggaaaaactcAATTTTCAggtcaaaattattaaataaaatttttccttgAGTCACTGTGCATTTTGCAATAGAATTTATAAGAAATCAGTATGTTAACAAGAGGGAATCATAACTATACACCAAAGGTAACACTTCTATATAGCTCCAAAAATCACAATGCTGTTGATGATTCTTCACCTATTGTAACTTTAAGAAAATGCTTTGttctaaaacatttcaaaaacaaagaatgtaGAATTATAAAGCAAAGTTAATAAAGATAACAGTAGGAAAGTTCAAGCTTGAGTCCCTTCAAAACATTAATTTCATGTTCCTTATCGCCCAGaatatttgttattaaaaatcTTACTTGTTTCATGACTGTTTTCAGAGATAAAGGTTAGCAAAattgttagtatttttatttaaactaaCATGAAATATAACTTCATAATAATGAGTGATttctaataattaataatttttaatttttcaatggcTTGGGGTAGACTAACCCTATTTAAGAATTATATTACCTAGCTGCACtatctatatttataaaataattagtctaattatttgcttttttggcTATCATAGCTACAGTTTTAAAATTAGGGCTTACTACCATCTTACCAAATGGTACTACCATATTTTCAGAAGATACTGAAAAATTACGGCAGTGACATGAATACTCAGTCCAGGATGACCACatatagacatttttatttgtattgaaaCATCCAGCCACAAAGGTCAGCATATTTTGACTTATTTAATCACAATAAAAAACTATTATAAGAAATATCAAATGAATATGAAATTTTCTATCAtccctaaaattaaaatataaatactaacatttaaaattatattatggaAGCATAGTGACACATATGTCAATGTTTTATGTCTCACTGGGTAGGTCAAAACTTGTGATTGTTGTGTCACTGACAAAGCACTGAAGTAAGCTTTCCTTGTTCCAAACATTAAAATGGGCAGGCTAAAAAAATGTGCTAAAATTTGAGCAGGACATTTAGTTGTTTGAGGTATTCTATGAGAGATTTCATTAGCTAATTTTTAGCAAGCATCTCTAATGCtatctttaaaacacaaatttggatgagaatattttaaagaaatacagcCATGCATTTTAGGCAATTTTGTTCTGGAAGGTAGCAAGCAGAGAAAGTATAAATACAAATTCTAAACCAAGTCacctcataaatatatttatacatatctctctctctctctcacacacacacacacacacacacacacctcatttCCATACACACAATTTACAGTAATAcaagaaatttaattttgtttaattataatttgtttatataatCATTTCACTTAATGGAAAATAGTCCAAGTTTTCAAGAACTTAGAAAGTTTGAGAAATAGTCTTAAGTTTTCTTGGGAATTTTAAACACAAACTTCATATTCCCTGATTAAGTGGATTCAGTTTCAAGAAGTAGactgaaaagtatttttataatatttgttaattttgctCACAGCTTCTTTTTGTAGAAAATTATTTGTCTGAAAAGTTAATGTGTTACAATTAGAAAGTTAAACCATGATATATACTATACCAATTATACAGATGAATTacaatcatctttatttttatcctgTACACATGAAATACTGAGAAAATGCACTTTTAAGGATTTAAGTATCTGAATGCTAAATATGATTGTATTTTTATGAATAAGCAATTCTTTTCAAAATGATAACCTTTTTGTAATATTATTGAAGACATTatgggccgggagcggtggctcacgcctgtaatcccagcactttgggaggccaaggtgggcggatcacgaagtcaggagatcgagactatcctggctaacacggtgaaaccccgtctctactaaaaatacaaaaaattagccaggcatggtgacgggcgcctgtagtcccagctactcaggaggctgaggcagaatagcgtgaacccgggaggtggagcttgcagtgacctgagatcgtgccactgcacaccagcctgggcgacagagcaagactctgtctcaaaacaacaacaacaacaacaacaaaaaccagacaTATATGTACTGGCAAACTGCAGTGCTTTAAcgtatttttaatgaagaaaaatgtattaatcGGCCAAGACTTTCAAAAGACCTAGTCTTATGTTATTTTAAGTTATAagtaatcatttttgttttattcaatgtAATGATTTCCTGTGTGATAACCACCCTGAAgcagaacagcacagaaaatgtTAATTATAGGCTGATAATAAAAGGTAaggaaattttattaataattttataacatcCACTCTATGAAATGTGTGAAGATATTAATTTCTACTACATGGCAAATCAGTCTcacattatatatgttttttcacagttttttttttttttctttttaactctaaAACTATTATCTAAAACAACTTGCACATGTGGGTATTGCACTTACATTATTGAACAtcagcttgtctttttttttttttttaaaaaaaaaaaactctttaattatttttccttcttttcaatactcaaagttttattattagttatttatttatttattttatctattttttgagagacggagtcttgctctgtcacccaggctggagtgcagtggcgtgatctccgctcactgcaacctcctccgcccgggttcaagcaattctgctgcctcagcctcccaagtagctgggattaaaaggcttgtgccaccacgcccatataatttttgtattcttttcgtagagaggggtttcactatatgttggccaggctggtctcgaactcctgacctcaggtgatccacctgcctcggccacccaaaatgctaggattacaaccACGCCCGACCAATACTCAAAAACTTTGAAACAATATATAATTCGAAGTAGTGTTAACTTTTAATGACAGTAAACACCTTGCAAAAATATCCATATCTTTGAAAACTGAAGAATTATATGACAATTTCTATCTTTATATTAAAGGTGCTTTTATGTAGTTAATACCTTCTCCTGAATTTTAGTGTTTAACCATTTCAAAGaatcttaaataaaaaaatctgtcaaCCACAATCAATGTTTAATTAAATATTGATGTGGCCCCAAATTTTGTTGGCAAGATTAAAAACCTAAAGATGTGTTATGACTTAAGAGCAGACTTAATGTTTGCATCTTAGTAATTACAATATatagcattttctaattttaggCAATACGCTATTCTGTATAAGACtaccaaatttagaaaattaatggaaacataaacataaaaagttttcaaaatttaataaaagtaaatacttaATAGCTTACACAAGGCATTTAtcatccaatttttatttttgacaaaagaaCATGAGAATCCTCTTTGCCttacactgtctttttttttctctgaagaattaaaaaatatatttatatctatttgcATACAATATTAATCTAATATGGGCAGACATAGGAAACAGACTCTCTGAAAAGAAGTTGAGataaaaaactgaaattcagTTAAATAATGTTACAAGGAGAGTAgtgttatatttacattttaagtgtCGGGCCAGAGTTACGGAAAAGTGAGACAGAAAAACATGGAAGCTTTGAGGTGGTGGATAACTGACTACTGGTGggaaaaaacagagaaggaaagataATTATGTAAGGTAGATTATTTTCTCTTACTTCTTAGATAAAGGCATTTACCAAAGCAATGTCTGTACATTGATAGTATTTAACTTCCAACTGAAATGACAAATAGCAAATTCTAACTGTGTACATGGATTCATTTTCACTGGTGAAGTCTGTTAATGTGCTGgctgaaataaatatacatattcttaTTTCTAAAGAATTGGGAGAAAAGAACTGATCTTCAATGGCATACAAATTATTTGGTATAACATGTATAAAACTAAATCAGATATGTTCTTGACAGTTACAAATCGGATTTCCCTTCAGAGTTATGATTATATTTGCTAGCATCCACCTAATCATTTATAAATGCTTACTGAATGGCCCAAGCCCTGTGTTGAAAGCTGGAGATAAAGGATATATATGACACTGTTCCTACCTTTAAAGAGCTTATAGATGTAGAAAATGAGTGTGTATCAGTGCAGGAGTCTTAAAGGTGCTGGCACAGAAGTATATAAAGGTTATAAAGGAGACACAAAGTTtaactggaaaaagaaagaataggtaAGAAAATCCTTGAGAGATGAAGATATTTCCCTAATGGTCTTTCACATATGTGTAATATCCGTACACTCTTTTTTCAGAACCAAATATTTCCATGCATTTGGTCACTGTTATTTCTGTGTTGGACAGTTCCTGTTTCAAATCTAAACCCATTTTAGCAGTGATGaactatttcaataattttatttatttatttatttttggagaggaTGGTCTTccctttgccacccaggctggagtgcagtggcacaaccatagctgcagccccgaactcctgggctcaagcgatccacctggtttagcctcctgagtagctgggattacaggtgtgagccactgtactcagcttAAAACtactacttttaaattaaaagaatctTTACTTAAGTATTCCTTATTCTAGACTCACAACTTATTTGTtatatcaaaaaaagagaaagattaacAATGTAATTATACTAATTATCCTAGCATCAACTGTGATTCAGAACAAAAGTAATAAAGTTACAATTTCTCTATTTGCAATCACAAAATAACTTCTGTAAGAATcctatgagttttaaaaataccacaTAAATCGATTTTAACATTGATatgtttctaattaaaaatagacattaagATATATTTACTCTTTCGACAAACAAGAACTCCAACTCATGATGGTTTTATGGctataaaagaatgagattatctATAGGCATCATATTTCTTCATTATCAtggcagaaaaatttaaaaaaatttaataaaaccatATATTGAAGTAAATGCAAGACAAGTTCCATTACTCCCAAATAATagcatgaattattttatttagggCTGCCATATTTACTACACATATATGACATTACACTTATAAAGCAATTCCTATCAACAGTGGATACCTGttattttactcattcattcagttgGTATCCAGTCATTCTTCTTCTGGCAACAGAACCCCAGTTTTCCTCTGGAAAACACTCTTTCTCATTCTTAGTGTACCTGCCTCAGATAAGGCTGACAATCTTTCAATACCTCTAGAACAAGGGTGTCCAatttttggcttccctgggtcacactggaagaattgtctcaagccacacataaaatacgctaacactaatgatagctgaagagctttaaaaaatgcaaagaaaaaaatagaaaagttttaagaaagtttacaaatttgtattgggccacattcaaagccaccCTGGGgcgcaggttggacaagcttgctttagaAGTAAAAACATGACCCAGGTCTGACCTGTTGCTATACTCACACCCATAACCTTTACTGGTTTGGGTTTGAGCACATGACACAGGATGGCCAAACAAGAGCATGAGAATTTGGTAAACTTGTCGGTAAAGAGATATTTGTGTTCCTAATCTAGTAGAACACCAGCCTGTCATTGCTAGTGGCTATCTTACCACTACTATGAGAAAAGGAAGAACCTGACTGAAAATGAAGTTAACTTAGATAAAAATAAGACAGCATTTTTTGGCATCTGAATCTAACCATGTCTAAAGCCAGCACAGAGGAAATACAACTCTCTTTTTTgcttaaataaatttgaattgaattatgataatttctataattttgaggGCTTCTATAATTTGTAACTGACCAAAAagtatctttgaaaatatttttacattcttgTTATATCATGCATTATTTGCCTATCAAAATACtgacatttcattttctctcttaaacTTAATAGTCAAGATATCATAGTTCTGGTAAGGAAAAACAAGTAGATTAATTTGCTTTTTACCATGATATACACTATATAATCTAACcagataaatgtttttattttcccaatGTATTACAATTTAGGCTACTGAGGCTCCGCTTAGTAGCATCAAATGGAGATACATGTGCCATTTTGGGGAATCTACATTGAGTTGTTGAACAAAGCAAACTGAAAAAATGGCATCCTTTCTTTTGACTatagacttcaaataaacaaataactgcCTGTGTGAATGCACTGATttgataaaatatgtaaaacagatTTACATGAATAGAAGTAtccaaaaagaatttaaaaagcagttcTAACTCTCCACTAGTTTGTTTACTCTACTTTTGATAACCAAATCAAAGGCAGAACAGTTTTCATAGCAATGTCTAATATCTCTCATAAAACACCATGCCGCCTTGTCTCATGTATTTTTACCCTTCACCCACTGCCAACTCAGATTTTAAACCTAGGAGCTATCTGTGACTTCCCCTGCTCCCTAGATCTATATGTCCTATTCTGTGCTGTTCTTCAGTCTTATTACTTTATCCTCTCTAAAGCATATtgtagtataataaaaatatagacttGGCCGTTAATAGATATGTGGTCTCACCTTGGCTCTGCTATGTGATCTTTCTCAAATCacttcagtttcatcatctataaaatcagACAACTTAGTGAGACTGAGGATAAGGGGTCTTTATTTTAGCATTATGAGAAAATTCTGTTCAAAACTCTTCAATGAGCCCCTCCTTCAACTCCCCACTGAATTACCCAGACAATATTCTAAAGACAAAATTTAACTt
The Theropithecus gelada isolate Dixy chromosome 7b, Tgel_1.0, whole genome shotgun sequence DNA segment above includes these coding regions:
- the NOVA1 gene encoding RNA-binding protein Nova-1 isoform X4, which encodes MLSEEDGQYFLKVLIPSYAAGSIIGKGGQTIVQLQKETGATIKLSKSKDFYPGTTERVCLIQGTVEALNAVHGFIAEKIREMPQNVAKTEPVSILQPQTTVNPDRIKQTLPSSPTTTKSSPSDPMTTSRANQVKIIVPNSTAGLIIGKGGATVKAIMEQSGAWVQLSQKPDGINLQERVVTVSGEPEQNRKAVELIIQKIQEDPQSGSCLNISYANVTGPVANSNPTGSPYANTAEVLPTAAAAAGLLGHANLAGVAAFPAVLSGFTGNDLVAITSALNTLASYGYNLNTLGLGLSQAAATGALAAAAASANPAAAAANLLATYASEASASGSTAGGTAGTFALGSLAAATAATNGYFGAASPLAASAILGTEKSTDGSKDVVEIAVPENLVGAILGKGGKTLVEYQELTGARIQISKKGEFVPGTRNRKVTITGTPAATQAAQYLITQRITYEQGVRAANPQKVG
- the NOVA1 gene encoding RNA-binding protein Nova-1 isoform X3, which gives rise to MHPMHRSREDGQYFLKVLIPSYAAGSIIGKGGQTIVQLQKETGATIKLSKSKDFYPGTTERVCLIQGTVEALNAVHGFIAEKIREMPQNVAKTEPVSILQPQTTVNPDRIKQTLPSSPTTTKSSPSDPMTTSRANQVKIIVPNSTAGLIIGKGGATVKAIMEQSGAWVQLSQKPDGINLQERVVTVSGEPEQNRKAVELIIQKIQEDPQSGSCLNISYANVTGPVANSNPTGSPYANTAEVLPTAAAAAGLLGHANLAGVAAFPAVLSGFTGNDLVAITSALNTLASYGYNLNTLGLGLSQAAATGALAAAAASANPAAAAANLLATYASEASASGSTAGGTAGTFALGSLAAATAATNGYFGAASPLAASAILGTEKSTDGSKDVVEIAVPENLVGAILGKGGKTLVEYQELTGARIQISKKGEFVPGTRNRKVTITGTPAATQAAQYLITQRITYEQGVRAANPQKVG
- the NOVA1 gene encoding RNA-binding protein Nova-1 isoform X1 produces the protein MMAAAPIQQNGTHTGVPIDLDPPDSRKRPLEAPPEAGSTKRTNTGEDGQYFLKVLIPSYAAGSIIGKGGQTIVQLQKETGATIKLSKSKDFYPGTTERVCLIQGTVEALNAVHGFIAEKIREMPQNVAKTEPVSILQPQTTVNPDRIKQTLPSSPTTTKSSPSDPMTTSRANQVKIIVPNSTAGLIIGKGGATVKAIMEQSGAWVQLSQKPDGINLQERVVTVSGEPEQNRKAVELIIQKIQEDPQSGSCLNISYANVTGPVANSNPTGSPYANTAEVLPTAAAAAGLLGHANLAGVAAFPAVLSGFTGNDLVAITSALNTLASYGYNLNTLGLGLSQAAATGALAAAAASANPAAAAANLLATYASEASASGSTAGGTAGTFALGSLAAATAATNGYFGAASPLAASAILGTEKSTDGSKDVVEIAVPENLVGAILGKGGKTLVEYQELTGARIQISKKGEFVPGTRNRKVTITGTPAATQAAQYLITQRITYEQGVRAANPQKVG
- the NOVA1 gene encoding RNA-binding protein Nova-1 isoform X2 is translated as MMAAAPIQQNGTHTGVPIDLDPPDSRKRPLEAPPEAGSTKRTNTGEDGQYFLKVLIPSYAAGSIIGKGGQTIVQLQKETGATIKLSKSKDFYPGTTERVCLIQGTVEALNAVHGFIAEKIREMPQNVAKTEPVSILQPQTTVNPDRIKQVKIIVPNSTAGLIIGKGGATVKAIMEQSGAWVQLSQKPDGINLQERVVTVSGEPEQNRKAVELIIQKIQEDPQSGSCLNISYANVTGPVANSNPTGSPYANTAEVLPTAAAAAGLLGHANLAGVAAFPAVLSGFTGNDLVAITSALNTLASYGYNLNTLGLGLSQAAATGALAAAAASANPAAAAANLLATYASEASASGSTAGGTAGTFALGSLAAATAATNGYFGAASPLAASAILGTEKSTDGSKDVVEIAVPENLVGAILGKGGKTLVEYQELTGARIQISKKGEFVPGTRNRKVTITGTPAATQAAQYLITQRITYEQGVRAANPQKVG